A genomic window from Streptomyces sp. HUAS YS2 includes:
- a CDS encoding metallophosphoesterase gives MVEGSMTQGAGQEPVVRTATLRDFRVPPYARVPVQGHSDHPGNVRPGDVPPESVHPGNVHPGNAIPDDELPDGYTPTERDLPVINRRGDTVQVRVDPAAVPAPAPAPRPDGPGPLYVVGDVHGYLDELLAALREQGLIDADGRWAAGNARLWFLGDFTDRGPDGIGVIDLVMRLSAEAAAAGGYCKALMGNHELLLIGAKRFADTPVNSGAGTATFQAAWLLNGGQKYDMDRLQDVHLQWMSRLDAVVEEDGHLLMHSDTTAYLEYGTTIEDVNDTVHEIINRNDADECWDLFRKFTKRFAFRDEAGPQAVRELLGTYGGNRVVHGHSPIPYLLGQVGGEDGDGEGGSGPVVDGPHVYADGLAIAMDGGVTMAGKLLVVRLPLHD, from the coding sequence GTGGTGGAGGGGTCGATGACTCAGGGGGCCGGTCAGGAACCCGTGGTACGGACGGCCACATTGCGTGACTTCCGTGTGCCGCCGTACGCCCGGGTGCCCGTGCAGGGCCACTCCGACCACCCGGGGAACGTCCGTCCGGGGGACGTCCCTCCGGAGAGCGTCCATCCCGGAAACGTCCACCCCGGCAACGCCATCCCGGACGACGAGCTTCCGGACGGGTACACGCCGACCGAGCGCGACCTCCCGGTGATCAACCGCCGGGGGGACACCGTCCAGGTCCGCGTCGACCCGGCCGCCGTGCCGGCCCCCGCGCCCGCCCCGCGGCCGGACGGGCCCGGCCCGCTGTACGTCGTCGGCGACGTGCACGGCTACCTCGACGAACTCCTCGCCGCACTGCGCGAGCAGGGCCTGATCGACGCCGACGGTCGCTGGGCGGCCGGCAACGCCCGCCTGTGGTTCCTCGGCGACTTCACCGACCGCGGCCCCGACGGCATCGGCGTCATCGACCTCGTCATGCGGCTGTCCGCCGAGGCCGCCGCGGCCGGCGGCTACTGCAAGGCCCTCATGGGCAACCACGAGCTCCTGCTCATCGGCGCCAAGCGCTTCGCCGACACCCCCGTCAACTCAGGCGCCGGCACCGCCACCTTCCAGGCGGCCTGGCTGCTCAACGGCGGCCAGAAGTACGACATGGACCGCCTCCAGGACGTCCACCTGCAGTGGATGTCCCGGCTCGACGCCGTGGTGGAGGAGGACGGGCATCTGCTGATGCACTCCGACACCACCGCGTACCTCGAGTACGGCACCACCATCGAGGACGTCAACGACACCGTCCACGAGATCATCAACCGCAACGACGCGGACGAGTGCTGGGACCTGTTCCGCAAGTTCACCAAGCGCTTCGCCTTCCGCGACGAGGCCGGCCCGCAGGCCGTCCGCGAGCTGCTCGGCACGTACGGCGGCAACCGCGTCGTCCACGGGCACAGCCCCATCCCGTACCTGCTCGGCCAGGTCGGCGGCGAGGACGGCGACGGCGAGGGCGGCTCCGGACCGGTCGTCGACGGGCCGCACGTGTACGCGGACGGGCTCGCGATCGCGATGGACGGCGGCGTGACCATGGCCGGAAAGCTGCTGGTGGTCCGGCTCCCGCTGCATGACTGA
- a CDS encoding LacI family DNA-binding transcriptional regulator — protein sequence MTAAGKHQVSRAQTRGSRQGRAGIRDVAAAAGVSITTVSDALNGKGRLPDATRRHVREVADRLGYRPSAAARTLRTGKSGLIGLTVTTYGDEPFTFTEFAYFAEMARAATSAALARGYALVILPATSRHDVWSNVALDGTVVIDPSDHDPVVTELVRQGLPVVSDGRPAGTLPVTAWVDNDHEAAVLDLLDHLADAGARRIGLLTGTTTDTYTRLSTQAYLHWCRRVGQDPVYEAYPAHDPCAGAVAADRLLARPDRPDAVYGLFDPNGTDLLAAARRYGLRVPDDLLLVCCSESTVYATTEPPITTLSLKPRRIGTAVVQLLIDAIEGIDTDGPVEQVIPTELIVRTSSQRRSPRTTVSPPRSPAQD from the coding sequence ATGACAGCAGCAGGGAAGCACCAGGTGAGCCGGGCACAGACCCGGGGAAGCCGGCAGGGCCGGGCGGGTATCCGGGACGTGGCCGCCGCCGCCGGGGTCTCCATCACGACTGTCTCCGACGCGCTCAACGGCAAGGGCCGGCTCCCGGACGCCACCCGCCGCCACGTCCGCGAAGTCGCCGACCGACTGGGCTACCGCCCATCAGCGGCGGCCCGCACCCTCCGTACCGGAAAGTCCGGCCTCATCGGCCTGACCGTCACCACCTACGGGGATGAACCTTTCACCTTCACCGAATTCGCCTACTTCGCCGAAATGGCCAGAGCCGCCACATCCGCCGCACTCGCCCGCGGATACGCCCTGGTCATCCTCCCCGCCACCAGCCGACACGACGTCTGGTCCAACGTCGCCCTCGACGGCACCGTCGTCATCGACCCCTCCGACCACGACCCCGTCGTCACCGAACTCGTCCGACAAGGCCTCCCCGTCGTCTCCGACGGACGCCCCGCCGGCACCCTCCCCGTCACCGCCTGGGTCGACAACGACCACGAAGCCGCCGTCCTCGACCTCCTCGACCACCTCGCCGACGCCGGCGCCCGCCGCATCGGCCTCCTCACCGGCACCACCACCGACACCTACACCCGACTCTCCACCCAGGCCTACCTCCACTGGTGCCGACGCGTCGGACAGGACCCCGTCTACGAGGCCTACCCCGCCCACGACCCCTGCGCCGGAGCCGTCGCCGCCGACCGACTCCTCGCCCGACCCGACCGACCCGACGCCGTCTACGGACTCTTCGACCCCAACGGCACCGACCTCCTCGCCGCCGCCCGACGCTACGGACTCCGCGTCCCCGACGACCTCCTCCTCGTCTGCTGCAGCGAATCCACCGTCTACGCCACCACCGAACCCCCCATCACCACCCTCTCCCTCAAACCCCGCCGCATCGGCACCGCCGTCGTCCAACTCCTCATCGACGCCATCGAAGGGATCGACACCGACGGACCCGTCGAGCAGGTGATACCGACCGAACTCATCGTCCGTACGTCGTCCCAGCGACGCTCGCCCCGGACGACGGTCAGCCCGCCTCGGTCGCCCGCGCAGGACTAG
- the hisC gene encoding histidinol-phosphate transaminase, with protein MSETSPSGTNAGGPRLRAELETIPTYKPGKPAAAGGPVAFKLSSNENPYPPLPGVMESTLAAAAGFNRYPDMACTGLMNELADRFGVPVSHLATGTGSVGVAQSLLQSTSGPGDEVIYAWRSFEAYPIITQISGATSVQVPLTDGEVHDLDAMAEAITDRTRLIFVCNPNNPTGTAVRRAELERFLDRVPSDVLVVLDEAYREFVRDTDIPDGIEIYRDRPNVAVLRTFSKAYGLAGLRVGFAIAHEPVAAALRKTAVPFGVSQLAQDAAVASLRAEDELLGRVGTLVSERARVHAGLVAQGWTVPDTQANFVWLRLGERTVDFAAECERHGVVVRPFAGEGVRVTIGEGEANDLFLKVAEGFRKV; from the coding sequence GTGAGCGAGACCAGCCCCAGCGGGACGAACGCGGGCGGGCCCCGGCTGCGCGCCGAGCTGGAGACCATCCCCACCTACAAGCCGGGCAAGCCGGCCGCCGCGGGTGGCCCGGTCGCCTTCAAGCTGTCCTCCAACGAGAACCCGTACCCGCCGCTGCCGGGAGTGATGGAGAGCACGCTGGCCGCCGCCGCGGGCTTCAACCGCTACCCCGACATGGCGTGCACCGGCCTGATGAACGAGCTCGCCGACCGCTTCGGCGTCCCGGTCTCGCACCTGGCCACCGGCACCGGCTCGGTGGGCGTCGCCCAGTCGCTGCTGCAGTCCACCTCGGGCCCGGGCGACGAGGTCATCTACGCCTGGCGGTCCTTCGAGGCGTACCCGATCATCACGCAGATCAGCGGCGCGACCTCGGTGCAGGTGCCGCTGACCGACGGCGAGGTGCACGACCTCGACGCGATGGCCGAGGCGATCACCGACCGGACCCGACTGATCTTCGTCTGCAACCCGAACAACCCCACCGGTACGGCCGTGCGCCGGGCGGAGCTGGAGCGCTTCCTGGACCGGGTGCCCTCGGACGTCCTGGTCGTGCTCGACGAGGCGTACCGGGAGTTCGTGCGGGACACCGACATCCCGGACGGCATCGAGATCTACCGCGACCGGCCGAACGTGGCCGTGCTGCGCACCTTCTCCAAGGCGTACGGCCTGGCCGGCCTGCGGGTCGGCTTCGCGATCGCCCACGAGCCGGTGGCGGCGGCGCTGCGCAAGACGGCGGTTCCGTTCGGGGTCAGCCAGCTCGCGCAGGACGCGGCGGTGGCCTCGCTGCGGGCCGAGGACGAGCTGCTGGGCCGGGTCGGCACGCTGGTGTCGGAGCGCGCGCGGGTCCACGCGGGGCTTGTGGCCCAGGGCTGGACCGTGCCGGACACCCAGGCGAACTTCGTCTGGCTGCGGCTCGGCGAGCGGACCGTGGACTTCGCGGCGGAGTGCGAGCGGCACGGCGTGGTGGTGCGGCCGTTCGCGGGCGAGGGCGTGCGCGTCACCATCGGCGAGGGCGAGGCCAACGACCTGTTCCTGAAGGTGGCGGAGGGTTTCCGCAAGGTCTGA
- a CDS encoding cyclophilin-like fold protein, giving the protein MTLQIRISWPAGHTTATIDETPTSKALVGALPIVSTARTWGEEVYFDTPVSAALESDAQQVVEPGTVAFWTEGDALALPYGPTPISRGEECRLASPCNLLGELDDDPRVLTSVRDGDPIRVELVTG; this is encoded by the coding sequence ATGACCCTTCAGATCCGAATCTCCTGGCCCGCCGGCCACACCACGGCCACCATCGACGAAACCCCCACGAGCAAAGCGCTCGTGGGGGCTCTTCCGATCGTCTCCACCGCCCGCACCTGGGGCGAGGAGGTCTACTTCGACACTCCGGTCTCCGCCGCGCTCGAGTCCGACGCCCAGCAGGTCGTCGAGCCGGGCACGGTGGCGTTCTGGACGGAGGGCGACGCACTCGCCCTCCCCTACGGCCCGACGCCGATCTCTCGGGGCGAGGAGTGCAGGCTCGCCAGCCCGTGCAACCTGCTCGGCGAGCTCGACGACGACCCGCGCGTCCTCACGTCCGTCCGGGACGGCGACCCGATCCGCGTCGAGCTCGTCACGGGCTGA
- a CDS encoding cytochrome ubiquinol oxidase subunit I translates to MNLALAPETLARWQFGITTVYHFLFVPLTISLAALTAGIQTAWVRTGKEKYLRATKFWGKLFLINIAMGVVTGIVQEFQFGMNWSAYSRFVGDIFGAPLAFEALIAFFFESTFIGLWIFGWDRLPKKIHLACIWMVSIGTILSAYFILAANSWMQHPVGYRINKERGRAELTDFWHVLTQNTALTQFFHTITAAFLVGGAFMVGISAFHLARKRHVAVMRSSLRIGLITLIIAGLGTAISGDLLGKVMFKQQPMKMAAAEALWDGEAPAPFSVFAYGDVEKGHNTVAIEIPGLLSFLANDDFDSYVPGINDVNKAEQEKYGPGDYRPNIPVAYWGFRWMIGFGMTSLAIGMLGLWLTRKKFLLPQALRTGDDEVPNLVLFKNKALSARFTKWYWVVALWTMLFPLIANSWGWIFTEMGRQPWVVYGVLRTRDAVSPGVSQGEVLTSMIVFTTLYAILAVIEVKLLVKYVKAGPPELTEDDLNPPTTIGGHDRDPDRPMAFSY, encoded by the coding sequence GTGAACCTAGCTCTTGCGCCAGAGACTCTGGCGCGTTGGCAGTTCGGCATCACGACCGTCTACCACTTCCTGTTCGTACCCCTGACGATCTCCCTTGCCGCGCTCACCGCCGGCATCCAGACCGCCTGGGTCCGCACGGGCAAGGAGAAGTACCTCAGGGCGACGAAGTTCTGGGGCAAGCTCTTCCTGATCAACATCGCCATGGGCGTCGTCACGGGCATCGTCCAGGAGTTCCAGTTCGGCATGAACTGGTCCGCCTACTCGCGCTTCGTCGGCGACATCTTCGGAGCGCCGCTCGCCTTCGAGGCGCTGATCGCGTTCTTCTTCGAGTCCACCTTCATCGGGCTGTGGATCTTCGGCTGGGACCGGCTGCCGAAGAAGATCCACCTCGCCTGCATCTGGATGGTGTCGATCGGTACCATCCTCTCCGCGTACTTCATCCTCGCCGCGAACTCCTGGATGCAGCACCCCGTCGGGTACCGCATCAACAAGGAGCGCGGCCGGGCCGAGCTCACCGACTTCTGGCACGTGCTCACCCAGAACACCGCGCTCACCCAGTTCTTCCACACCATCACCGCGGCGTTCCTCGTCGGCGGCGCGTTCATGGTGGGTATCTCCGCCTTCCACCTCGCCCGCAAGCGGCATGTGGCGGTGATGCGCAGCTCGCTGCGGATCGGCCTGATCACGCTGATCATCGCCGGGCTCGGCACGGCCATCAGCGGCGACCTGCTCGGCAAGGTCATGTTCAAGCAGCAGCCGATGAAGATGGCCGCCGCCGAGGCGCTCTGGGACGGCGAGGCGCCGGCCCCGTTCTCGGTCTTCGCCTACGGCGACGTCGAGAAGGGCCACAACACGGTGGCCATAGAGATCCCGGGCCTGCTGTCCTTCCTGGCCAACGACGACTTCGACTCGTACGTCCCCGGCATCAACGACGTCAACAAGGCCGAGCAGGAGAAGTACGGGCCCGGCGACTACCGGCCCAACATCCCCGTCGCCTACTGGGGCTTCCGCTGGATGATCGGCTTCGGCATGACGTCGCTGGCGATCGGCATGCTCGGGCTCTGGCTGACCCGGAAGAAGTTCCTGCTGCCGCAGGCACTGCGGACCGGTGACGACGAGGTGCCGAACCTCGTGCTCTTCAAGAACAAGGCGCTCAGCGCGCGGTTCACCAAGTGGTACTGGGTCGTGGCGCTGTGGACCATGCTCTTCCCGCTGATCGCCAACTCCTGGGGCTGGATCTTCACCGAGATGGGACGCCAGCCGTGGGTCGTCTACGGCGTGCTGCGCACCCGGGACGCGGTCTCCCCCGGCGTCTCGCAGGGCGAGGTGCTCACCTCGATGATCGTCTTCACCACGCTCTACGCGATCCTCGCCGTGATCGAGGTCAAGCTGCTGGTGAAGTACGTCAAGGCCGGACCTCCGGAGCTCACCGAGGACGACCTCAACCCGCCCACCACGATCGGCGGCCACGACCGTGACCCCGACCGGCCCATGGCCTTCTCGTACTGA
- the cydB gene encoding cytochrome d ubiquinol oxidase subunit II: protein MELHDVWFVLIAVLWIGYFFLEGFDFGIGVLTKLLARDRPEKRVLINTIGPVWDGNEVWLLTAGGATFAAFPEWYATLFSGFYLPLLIILVCLIVRGVAFEYRAKRPEENWQRNWEQAIFWTSLIPAFLWGVAFGNIVRGVKIDARHEYVGDFWDLLNPYALLGGLVTLTLFTFHGAVFAALKTVGDIRERARALATKLGLVAAVAALIFLLWTQVDKGDGWSLFAMLVAVVALVGAIGANSAGREGWSFALSGVTIAAAVAMLFLTLFPDVMPSTLNSDWSLTVTNASSSPYTLKIMTWCAAIAAPLVMAYQAWTYWVFRKRIGTQHIAPDHAAHSAH from the coding sequence ATGGAACTCCACGACGTCTGGTTCGTACTGATCGCCGTCCTCTGGATCGGCTACTTCTTCCTGGAGGGATTCGACTTCGGGATCGGCGTCCTCACCAAGCTGCTGGCCCGTGACCGGCCCGAGAAGCGTGTCCTGATCAACACGATCGGCCCGGTCTGGGACGGCAACGAGGTGTGGTTGCTGACGGCCGGCGGAGCGACCTTCGCCGCGTTCCCCGAGTGGTACGCGACGCTGTTCTCCGGCTTCTACCTGCCGCTGCTGATCATCCTGGTCTGCCTCATCGTGCGCGGTGTCGCCTTCGAGTACCGGGCGAAGCGGCCCGAGGAGAACTGGCAGCGCAACTGGGAGCAGGCCATCTTCTGGACCTCGCTCATCCCCGCGTTCCTGTGGGGTGTGGCCTTCGGCAACATCGTGCGCGGGGTGAAGATCGACGCGCGGCACGAGTACGTCGGCGACTTCTGGGACCTGCTCAACCCGTACGCGCTGCTCGGCGGCCTGGTCACGCTCACACTGTTCACCTTCCACGGAGCGGTGTTCGCGGCGCTCAAGACGGTCGGCGACATCCGGGAGCGGGCGCGGGCCCTGGCGACGAAGCTGGGCCTGGTCGCGGCGGTCGCCGCGCTGATCTTCCTGCTGTGGACGCAGGTCGACAAGGGCGACGGCTGGAGCCTGTTCGCGATGCTCGTGGCCGTGGTGGCCCTGGTCGGCGCGATCGGGGCGAACAGCGCCGGGCGCGAGGGGTGGTCGTTCGCACTGTCCGGTGTCACGATCGCCGCGGCGGTTGCGATGCTGTTCCTGACGCTCTTCCCGGACGTCATGCCGTCGACGCTCAATTCCGACTGGAGCCTCACGGTCACCAACGCGTCGTCGAGCCCGTACACGCTGAAGATCATGACGTGGTGTGCGGCCATCGCGGCGCCGCTGGTGATGGCCTACCAGGCCTGGACCTACTGGGTGTTCCGCAAGCGGATCGGCACTCAGCACATCGCGCCGGACCACGCGGCGCACTCGGCTCACTAG
- the cydD gene encoding thiol reductant ABC exporter subunit CydD, producing MKPIDPRLLRYARATRFFLAAVVALGLVGAALVVAQAMLIAEVVVGAFQKDLSVSSLTTPLLLLAGVAVGRGLVSWLTELAAYRTGAAVKSELRERLLDRAAALGPGWLSGQRAGSLVALATRGVDALDDYFARYLPQLGLAVVVPVAVLARIVTEDWVSAAIIVVTLPLIPVFMVLIGWATQARMDRQWKLLSRLSGHFLDVVAGLPTLKVFGRAKAQAESIRAITSDYRRATLRTLRIAFLSSFALELLSTLSVALVAVTIGMRLVHGDLDLYTGLVILVLAPEAYLPIRQVGAQYHAAAEGLAAAEEIFAVLESPVREGGREPVGAGVPRIELTDVTVRHQGRAEPSLDAASLVLEPGETVALVGPSGAGKSTLLDVVLGFTTPEADGGSVRIGGVDLASLDLEAWRERIAWVPQRPYFFAGTIAENVRLARPDADDEAVREALRDAGAWEFVAGLPDGTATDLGEDGAGLSAGQRQRLALARAFLADRPLLLLDEPTAALDGATEASVVDSVRRLAAGRTVLLVVHRPALLAVADRVVELAGPPRAGAAAETVVATETAAVAAADGRGAVRADSDAGAETAWTGVLPVGERTTDAAADGVAASSGDSGLGAGLGGGAEPGDDRARSGREGRGGQDGLRAGAATGGPPVSADGSRRERSPLARVRRMGGELRGRLGLALLLGTLALGSAVGLMAVSGWLISRASEQPPVLYLMVAVTATRAFGIGRAVFRYAERLVSHDAVLRMLAELRVSVYRRLERIAPAGLRRTRRGDLLSRLVQDVDALQDYWLRWLLPAGAAVLVGAASVGFTAWLVPEAGAALAVGMLAAGVAVPLLGGALARRAENRLAPARGALATAVADLLRGCAELTVAGALRDRLGRTAAADRALTSIASRQAAATALSAGLSTLACGLTVVAAAVAGVQAVHDGRLDGVTLAAVVLTPLAAFEAVTGLPLAVQYRQRVKRSAERVHEVLDAPVPVHEPERPAAAPDSPFPLELDGIGARYAGQDRDALSGFGLTLEAGRRVAVVGASGSGKTTLAQVLLRFLDADAGTYRLGGVAADTLDGDDVRRLVGLCAQDAHIFDSSLRENLRLARPGASDDELRAALDRARLLDWIEGLPEGLDTLVGEHGARLSGGQRQRLALARALLADFPVLVLDEPAEHLDLATADALTDDLLRVTEGRTTVLITHRLRGLDAVDEVVVLDEGRTVQRGPYAELAATEGPLRAMLERERATDLLTRRG from the coding sequence GTGAAACCGATCGACCCGCGCCTGCTCCGCTACGCCCGGGCCACCCGCTTCTTCCTTGCGGCGGTGGTGGCTCTCGGCCTGGTCGGGGCGGCGCTGGTCGTCGCCCAGGCGATGCTGATCGCCGAGGTGGTGGTGGGGGCCTTCCAGAAGGACCTGTCGGTTTCCTCCCTCACGACGCCGCTGCTGCTGCTCGCGGGGGTCGCGGTGGGACGGGGCCTCGTCTCCTGGCTCACGGAACTCGCCGCGTACCGGACCGGCGCGGCGGTGAAGTCCGAACTGCGGGAGCGGCTGCTCGACCGGGCGGCCGCACTCGGACCGGGCTGGCTCAGCGGCCAGCGGGCCGGCTCGCTGGTCGCCCTGGCGACGCGCGGGGTGGACGCGCTCGACGACTACTTCGCGCGCTACCTGCCGCAGCTCGGGCTCGCGGTGGTCGTTCCGGTCGCGGTCCTCGCGCGGATCGTCACCGAGGACTGGGTGTCGGCCGCGATCATCGTGGTCACCCTGCCGCTGATCCCGGTCTTCATGGTGCTGATCGGCTGGGCGACGCAGGCCCGGATGGACCGGCAGTGGAAGCTGCTGTCCCGGCTGTCCGGGCACTTCCTCGACGTGGTGGCCGGCCTGCCGACGCTGAAGGTCTTCGGGCGGGCGAAGGCGCAGGCCGAGTCGATCCGCGCGATCACCTCGGATTACCGGCGGGCGACGCTGAGGACGCTGCGGATCGCCTTCCTCTCGTCGTTCGCGCTGGAGCTGCTGTCCACGCTGTCGGTGGCGCTGGTCGCCGTCACCATCGGCATGCGCCTGGTCCACGGCGACCTCGACCTGTACACGGGGCTGGTCATCCTGGTGCTCGCGCCCGAGGCGTACCTGCCGATCCGGCAGGTCGGCGCGCAGTACCACGCGGCGGCGGAGGGGCTCGCGGCGGCGGAGGAGATCTTCGCGGTCCTGGAGAGCCCGGTCCGGGAGGGTGGCCGCGAGCCGGTCGGCGCCGGTGTGCCGCGGATCGAGCTGACCGATGTCACGGTGCGGCACCAGGGGCGGGCGGAGCCCTCCCTCGACGCGGCCTCGCTGGTGCTGGAGCCGGGCGAGACGGTGGCCCTGGTCGGGCCCAGCGGGGCCGGCAAGTCCACGCTGCTCGACGTCGTGCTCGGCTTCACGACGCCCGAGGCGGACGGCGGTTCGGTACGGATCGGGGGCGTAGACCTCGCGTCGCTGGACCTGGAGGCGTGGCGCGAGCGGATCGCGTGGGTGCCGCAGCGGCCGTACTTCTTCGCCGGGACGATCGCCGAGAACGTCCGCCTGGCCCGCCCCGACGCGGACGACGAGGCCGTACGGGAGGCCCTGCGGGACGCGGGCGCCTGGGAGTTCGTGGCCGGGCTGCCCGACGGCACGGCGACGGACCTCGGCGAGGACGGCGCGGGTCTCTCGGCGGGTCAGCGTCAACGGCTCGCCCTCGCCCGGGCGTTCCTCGCCGACCGCCCGCTGCTGCTCCTGGACGAGCCGACGGCGGCGCTGGACGGCGCGACGGAGGCCTCCGTGGTCGACTCCGTCCGCCGCCTCGCCGCCGGCCGCACCGTCCTCCTGGTGGTGCACCGCCCCGCCCTCCTCGCGGTCGCGGACCGCGTGGTGGAGCTGGCCGGGCCCCCGCGAGCCGGGGCGGCGGCGGAGACGGTGGTGGCCACGGAGACGGCGGCCGTGGCCGCGGCGGACGGCCGGGGCGCGGTACGGGCCGACAGTGATGCCGGCGCGGAGACCGCCTGGACCGGTGTGCTGCCGGTGGGCGAGCGGACGACGGACGCGGCTGCGGACGGCGTGGCCGCGAGTAGCGGCGATTCCGGCCTCGGTGCCGGCCTCGGTGGCGGTGCCGAGCCCGGCGACGACCGTGCGCGGTCCGGTCGGGAGGGCCGGGGCGGTCAGGACGGCCTGCGCGCCGGCGCGGCGACCGGGGGTCCGCCCGTTTCGGCGGACGGCTCCCGACGGGAGCGGTCGCCGCTCGCCCGGGTGCGTCGGATGGGCGGTGAGCTGCGGGGGCGACTCGGGCTCGCGCTGCTGCTCGGGACGCTGGCGCTCGGGTCGGCCGTGGGGCTCATGGCCGTGTCCGGGTGGCTCATCTCGCGGGCGTCCGAACAGCCGCCCGTCCTCTATCTGATGGTCGCCGTCACCGCCACGCGCGCGTTCGGCATCGGGCGGGCCGTCTTCCGGTACGCCGAGCGGCTCGTGTCGCACGACGCCGTGCTGCGGATGCTCGCCGAGCTCCGCGTCTCCGTCTACCGCCGCCTCGAACGGATCGCCCCCGCCGGGCTGCGTCGCACGCGCCGCGGCGACCTGCTGTCGCGGCTCGTCCAGGACGTCGACGCGCTCCAGGACTACTGGCTGCGCTGGCTGCTCCCGGCCGGTGCCGCGGTGCTCGTCGGTGCCGCGTCCGTCGGGTTCACCGCCTGGCTGGTACCGGAGGCCGGGGCGGCGCTCGCCGTGGGCATGCTGGCCGCCGGTGTGGCCGTACCCCTCCTCGGCGGGGCGCTGGCACGCCGCGCCGAGAACCGGCTCGCCCCCGCCCGCGGCGCGCTCGCGACCGCCGTCGCCGACCTGCTCCGCGGCTGCGCCGAGCTGACCGTGGCCGGCGCGCTCCGCGACCGCCTCGGCCGGACCGCGGCCGCCGACCGGGCCCTGACCTCCATCGCCTCCCGGCAGGCCGCCGCGACCGCGCTGAGCGCGGGACTGTCCACGCTCGCCTGCGGCCTGACGGTCGTGGCCGCCGCGGTCGCCGGGGTCCAGGCCGTCCATGACGGCCGGCTCGACGGGGTCACGCTCGCCGCCGTCGTCCTCACCCCGCTGGCCGCGTTCGAGGCGGTGACCGGGCTCCCCCTCGCGGTCCAGTACCGGCAGCGCGTCAAGCGGAGCGCCGAGCGGGTCCACGAGGTCCTCGACGCGCCGGTTCCCGTGCACGAGCCGGAGCGGCCCGCCGCCGCGCCGGACAGCCCGTTCCCGCTGGAACTCGACGGGATCGGTGCGCGGTACGCCGGCCAGGACCGGGACGCGCTCAGCGGCTTCGGTCTCACCCTGGAGGCCGGCCGCCGGGTCGCCGTGGTCGGCGCGTCCGGCTCCGGCAAGACCACGCTCGCCCAGGTGCTGCTGCGCTTCCTGGACGCCGACGCCGGGACGTACCGGCTCGGCGGGGTGGCCGCAGACACCCTCGACGGCGACGACGTGCGCCGCCTCGTCGGCCTGTGCGCCCAGGACGCCCACATCTTCGACAGCTCCCTGCGCGAGAACCTGCGGCTGGCCCGCCCCGGCGCGAGCGACGACGAACTGCGTGCCGCGCTCGACCGGGCGCGGCTGCTCGACTGGATCGAGGGCCTGCCCGAGGGCCTCGACACCCTCGTCGGCGAGCACGGCGCCCGGCTTTCCGGCGGACAGCGCCAGCGCCTCGCGCTGGCCCGTGCGCTGCTCGCCGACTTCCCCGTCCTCGTCCTCGACGAGCCCGCCGAACACCTCGACCTGGCCACGGCGGACGCGCTCACCGACGACCTGCTGCGTGTCACCGAGGGCCGGACGACCGTCCTCATCACGCACCGTCTGCGGGGTCTCGACGCCGTCGACGAGGTCGTGGTCCTGGACGAGGGGCGGACCGTGCAGCGCGGCCCGTACGCCGAACTGGCCGCCACCGAGGGGCCGCTGCGGGCGATGCTGGAGCGCGAGCGGGCGACCGACCTGCTCACCCGCCGCGGCTGA